One window from the genome of Vanessa tameamea isolate UH-Manoa-2023 chromosome 13, ilVanTame1 primary haplotype, whole genome shotgun sequence encodes:
- the LOC135193587 gene encoding uncharacterized protein LOC135193587 codes for MGGRSHVLLAPKKYFLCLFCYCRNFWCRPAAPLQFVQLRQTLRTSCLQASVSELKVTLCALDLPYDDTVRIRKRFHLQNVGDGQVELYAETEPPWTVDVIRQICDAHCIKVRAELSNRLKLCLPPQSSTEVGVEVSLKTKEVWPTSNVKYLPKSVSTSVVCFFELKHVKLLSIPLLLEIEYPVVTTEPAVIDFGDVSDEGTRKTYVTVSHSSPLTTLDLIVSWTGDEQFRLWPTNLTLQPGTSERVYIEYTAIWLSGSNAGGTISVFACGPAGRWCVSTTRVTAHPQRCVSRSGQTHVDYTDDTHLIPRSVRDVLVQK; via the exons ATGGGTGGTCGCAGTCACGTTCTATTGG caccaaaaaaatattttctatgtttattttgttactgtAGGAATTTTTGGTGTCGTCCAGCAGCGCCACTCCAGTTCGTACAGTTGCGTCAAACTCTGCGCACTTCCTGTCTCCAAGCTTCGGTCTCCGAGTTAAAAGTCACTCTATGTGCACTTGATTTACCTTATGACGATACTGTCAG gATACGTAAAAGATTCCACCTGCAAAACGTGGGAGACGGCCAAGTGGAACTATACGCAGAGACAGAACCGCCGTGGACTGTCGACGTCATTCGCCAAATCTGCGACGCTCATTGTATTAAAGTTCGAGCGGAGCTTTCGAATAGATTGAAACTTTGTCTTCCGCCTCAAAGTTCTACTGAA GTGGGGGTGGAAGTGTCTTTAAAAACGAAGGAAGTCTGGCCAACGAGCAACGTGAAGTATTTACCCAAATCGGTGTCAACTTCTGTTGTCTGCTTCTTCGAACTCAAGCACGTCAAGTTATTG TCTATACCTCTTCTGCTGGAAATAGAGTATCCGGTCGTTACAACAGAACCGGCAGTCATTGACTTTGGTGACGTCAGTGACGAGGGCACAAGGAAGACTTACGTCACTGTCTCGCATTCCAGTC CCCTAACAACACTCGACCTGATAGTAAGCTGGACGGGTGACGAACAGTTCCGCCTGTGGCCGACGAACTTGACTCTGCAGCCTGGAACCAGTGAGCGCGTTTACATTGAGTACACAGCCAT ATGGTTGTCAGGCTCAAACGCAGGAGGTACAATCTCGGTGTTCGCGTGCGGCCCGGCGGGGCGGTGGTGCGTCTCGACCACCCGCGTGACGGCACACCCGCAGCGCTGCGTGTCGCGCTCCGGGCAGACACACGTCGACTACACCGACGACACGCACTTGATACCCCGTAGCGTACGTGATGTATtagtacaaaaataa